The following coding sequences lie in one Pontibacter sp. G13 genomic window:
- a CDS encoding ABC transporter permease encodes MNRHYFTLAVRHLKRRWGYALITTLGLSLGMAACMLILLFVQHELSYDKYHEHSDRIYRISREWFTEDGETMLHLGHVAAPAGAYLQEEYSHLIASMVRFMQDEPLLTYEDKQFLESGFFFADTSVFSMFSWEFVPGMGEPSRALGNPNSVVLTESFAQKMFGDENPIGKVINYQQMADLQVTGVIRDIPENSHFKPELLASFLALEHYYGRENVMQSWGGNNYGTYVMLKPGVEPATLKSEIPGFLDRHLGEWNGVPASNYNTFHFWPLDQVHLHSHLDSEIGENGDIRYIYLYSIVALFILVIACVNFINLTTAQSGKRAREVGLRKVVGAHRWMLIRQFLAETGVMAFIALVGSLLWVELVLPYFNNFANRSLSLDLFSSIWIWFILGGVFLVTGLLAGGYPAMVLSKFEPVKTLKGQATFSKVGHRTRSVLVVLQFTISISLIISVGILQDHLAYIHNMDPGFNRSSVMILPISDEMYAQYPRIQSQLLDHPGITDVTMASRVPTGRLLDSQGGSAEIDGEMVPFEVRVSDVHVSHEYLTTFEVDLLAGRDFDPKLASDSAEAFVLNEASVKAIGWNNPQDAIGKKLNYGERTGRVIGVCQDFHFESIHQSIAPIVLMISQGRARTISVRYVAAAQTEVMAYLTDQWTRYRPGYPFTYEELEANFDAQYSEEENLRTLIMVFSGLAVVIAILGLLGLASYAAERRFREIGIRKVMGASQRQILVMLTTRFTKLVLISCGFAMVLTYILMKYLWLDQFAYHAPIGIKPFAFGILGALILTWLTVAFHAWRAASQNPVDSIRYE; translated from the coding sequence ATGAATCGACATTATTTCACGCTGGCTGTTCGACATCTAAAACGCAGATGGGGATACGCTCTGATCACCACCCTAGGGTTGTCTTTGGGAATGGCTGCATGCATGCTCATTCTCCTATTTGTTCAGCACGAGTTGAGCTATGACAAATACCACGAGCATTCAGACCGAATCTATCGGATCTCTCGAGAGTGGTTTACCGAGGATGGAGAGACCATGCTTCATTTAGGCCATGTCGCCGCGCCTGCTGGAGCTTACTTGCAAGAAGAGTACTCTCATCTGATAGCGTCGATGGTTCGATTCATGCAAGATGAGCCTTTGTTGACCTACGAAGACAAGCAGTTTCTCGAATCCGGGTTCTTCTTCGCAGATACGAGCGTCTTCTCGATGTTTTCATGGGAATTTGTACCGGGAATGGGAGAGCCAAGCAGAGCATTGGGCAATCCAAATTCTGTTGTCCTCACTGAGTCATTTGCCCAAAAAATGTTCGGGGATGAAAACCCTATCGGAAAGGTCATCAATTACCAACAGATGGCAGATCTGCAGGTTACGGGTGTGATTCGCGATATTCCAGAAAACTCACATTTCAAGCCTGAGCTATTGGCTTCATTTCTCGCCTTGGAGCATTACTATGGCCGTGAGAATGTCATGCAAAGCTGGGGCGGCAACAACTATGGGACATATGTGATGTTGAAGCCCGGTGTTGAGCCGGCCACCTTAAAGTCCGAGATTCCGGGATTTTTGGATCGGCATCTCGGAGAATGGAATGGCGTGCCTGCATCCAATTACAATACCTTTCATTTCTGGCCACTTGATCAGGTTCATTTGCATTCCCATCTGGATTCCGAGATTGGGGAGAATGGAGATATTCGATATATCTATCTATACTCTATTGTGGCGCTTTTCATCCTAGTCATTGCCTGTGTGAATTTCATCAATTTGACCACGGCACAATCTGGAAAGCGTGCCAGAGAGGTTGGCTTGAGGAAAGTCGTGGGCGCTCATCGTTGGATGCTGATACGGCAATTCTTGGCGGAAACAGGGGTCATGGCTTTTATCGCCTTAGTTGGCAGTCTTCTCTGGGTGGAACTGGTGTTACCCTACTTCAATAACTTCGCCAACCGTTCCCTGTCGCTAGACCTATTTTCGAGCATTTGGATCTGGTTTATTTTGGGAGGTGTATTCCTTGTCACAGGACTTTTGGCGGGAGGATATCCTGCGATGGTATTATCCAAGTTTGAACCCGTCAAGACTCTCAAGGGGCAAGCGACCTTTTCCAAGGTGGGACATCGAACCCGTTCCGTACTGGTGGTGTTGCAATTCACCATTTCCATATCGTTGATTATCTCTGTCGGAATTCTTCAGGATCATCTAGCTTACATTCACAATATGGATCCGGGGTTCAATCGATCATCGGTGATGATACTGCCCATTTCGGATGAGATGTACGCCCAGTATCCTCGCATTCAATCACAGCTACTGGACCACCCAGGTATTACTGATGTGACCATGGCATCGAGGGTGCCTACAGGTAGATTGCTAGACTCTCAGGGCGGTTCTGCGGAAATAGATGGAGAAATGGTGCCTTTTGAAGTGCGCGTTTCGGATGTCCATGTGAGCCATGAGTATCTGACCACATTTGAGGTAGACTTGTTAGCGGGACGAGATTTTGATCCAAAATTGGCTTCGGATTCCGCGGAGGCATTTGTCCTAAACGAGGCTTCTGTGAAGGCCATTGGTTGGAATAATCCTCAAGATGCCATTGGGAAGAAGTTGAATTATGGAGAACGTACAGGGCGGGTGATTGGGGTTTGCCAAGACTTCCACTTCGAATCTATCCATCAATCCATTGCTCCTATAGTTTTGATGATTTCTCAAGGCCGGGCCCGTACTATTTCTGTCAGGTATGTAGCTGCGGCTCAGACGGAGGTCATGGCATATTTGACGGATCAATGGACGCGGTATCGTCCCGGTTACCCATTCACTTATGAGGAACTGGAGGCGAACTTCGATGCCCAGTATTCGGAAGAGGAAAACCTTCGGACATTGATCATGGTGTTCTCAGGTCTAGCTGTGGTAATTGCCATTCTTGGGCTTCTTGGGTTAGCTTCGTACGCGGCAGAGCGTAGATTCCGTGAAATCGGTATTCGCAAGGTCATGGGAGCTTCGCAACGTCAGATACTGGTTATGCTTACCACTCGATTCACGAAATTGGTGCTCATCTCTTGTGGGTTTGCTATGGTGCTGACCTATATCTTGATGAAGTACCTGTGGTTGGATCAATTCGCCTATCACGCTCCAATTGGAATCAAGCCTTTTGCCTTTGGGATACTGGGTGCTTTGATTCTGACTTGGTTGACTGTGGCGTTTCATGCTTGGAGAGCTGCTTCCCAAAATCCAGTGGATTCCATTCGTTATGAGTGA